In bacterium, the DNA window GGTGGCGATGCCACCGGCCGAGAAATTGGGCACAGGCAGCTTGCCAAGCTTCTTGACCTCGCGCACCAATTCGACCGGCGCACCGAGATTCTTGGCCTCGGTCACCAGTTCCTCATCGCCTAACCCCTGCAGCCGGCGGATGCCGCTCTGGACGCTGCGCATGTGGCGGACGGCCTCGACGATGTTGCCCGAGCCGGCCTCGCCTTTGGTGCGAATCATCGCGGCGCCCTCGGCGATGCGGCGCAAGGCCTCACCGAGATTGCGGCAACCGCAGACAAAGGGCACCTTAAATTTCCATTTGTCGACGTGAAACTCCTCGTCGGCTGGAGTGAGCACTTCGCTCTCATCGATGAAATCGACGCCGAGCGCCTCGAGTACCTGGGCCTCGGCGAAATGGCCGATGCGGCACTTGGCCATTACCGGGATAGTGACCGCCTTCTGGATCGCCTTGATCACGGTCGGATCGGACATGCGCGCGACGCCGCCATGAGCGCGAATATCCGCCGGGATGCGCTCGAGGGCCATGACCGCCACCGCGCCCGCCTCCTCGGCGATTTTGGCTTGCTCCGGCGTGGTCACATCCATGATCACGCCCCCCTTGAGCATTTCGGCAAGACCGATCTTGACCCGCATATTCTCTATGGTTTGCATAGGCTATCCTCTACAAGTTTATAATGATTCCATCCATAAAGTTAAACATTTT includes these proteins:
- the pdxS gene encoding pyridoxal 5'-phosphate synthase lyase subunit PdxS is translated as MQTIENMRVKIGLAEMLKGGVIMDVTTPEQAKIAEEAGAVAVMALERIPADIRAHGGVARMSDPTVIKAIQKAVTIPVMAKCRIGHFAEAQVLEALGVDFIDESEVLTPADEEFHVDKWKFKVPFVCGCRNLGEALRRIAEGAAMIRTKGEAGSGNIVEAVRHMRSVQSGIRRLQGLGDEELVTEAKNLGAPVELVREVKKLGKLPVPNFSAGGIATPADASLMMQLGAETVFVGSGIFKSSDPAQRAKAIVSATTHYLDFDLIARVSEGLGEAMPGLEISSIPENERMAGRGW